A genomic window from Brassica oleracea var. oleracea cultivar TO1000 chromosome C8, BOL, whole genome shotgun sequence includes:
- the LOC106309772 gene encoding RING-H2 finger protein ATL68, with amino-acid sequence MSTATTTFFPPPPPPPPPPVPIPTYITSLGLGYSIAIALGFLVLISTIILSSYICCRASRLRFSTSAANLDSSFGNRSIIVPRIMFVAEGDDLESAPSGNVVVGGLDQPIINSYPKFRYRASGDDELQGGDGDTTCSICLCEYMEEEMVRMMPECKHYFHVSCLDAWLKLNGSCPVCRNSPLPTPQSTPQSTPQSTPLSEVVPLSQYAADRRRTRS; translated from the coding sequence ATGTCAACCGCCACAACCACCTTCTTTCCTCCTCCTCCTCCTCCTCCTCCACCTCCAGTCCCTATCCCTACTTACATAACCAGCCTCGGCCTTGGCTACTCCATAGCCATAGCTCTTGGTTTCCTCGTCCTCATCTCCACCATCATCCTCTCTTCCTACATCTGTTGCCGCGCCTCCCGCCTCCGCTTCTCTACCTCAGCCGCAAACTTAGACTCTTCTTTCGGTAACCGGAGCATAATCGTCCCAAGAATCATGTTTGTAGCTGAAGGCGATGATCTTGAGTCAGCTCCTTCTGGTAACGTCGTTGTAGGTGGACTTGATCAACCGATCATCAACTCTTACCCTAAATTCCGTTACAGAGCTTCAGGTGATGATGAACTTCAAGGCGGAGACGGTGACACGACGTGTTCAATCTGTTTATGTGAGTATATGGAAGAAGAGATGGTAAGGATGATGCCCGAGTGTAAACACTACTTCCATGTCTCTTGTCTTGACGCTTGGCTTAAGCTCAATGGTTCTTGTCCCGTTTGTCGAAACTCTCCACTACCGACGCCGCAGTCAACCCCTCAGTCAACACCACAGTCTACTCCATTGTCGGAAGTTGTCCCGTTGTCTCAGTACGCCGCTGATCGCAGAAGAACGAGAAGTTAA
- the LOC106312679 gene encoding golgin candidate 3-like, translating into MWSSIENLKENLNKIALDVHDDDEDEEDLHSYGSSNGFGDVSDSNRRNSNGFRSSRSVSRYPISNGIESPAHHEIERYKAEIKKLQESEADIKALSVNYAALLREKEDQISRLNQENGSLKQNLKEARTDVNNAPKGNSVQSPTRLQKSLSNLKTRSHMSNGKGKDIDSQINEKDLADMLEDRTKSLAAVQAKELAKEREKLSDLQLSLQEERKRSESFKEELESLRLDKNKTSLETSKVRTELDAKLLEIKQLQMKLNGHESHDVGTARERLKEANKALEKENNELKLKRSGLEAALEESRRPTSSRVFPDATESLNRHPINLEKEKQESFPRKEELEKSLKRLETDLKETKRERDKARQELNRLKQHLLEKETEESEKMDEDSQLIEELRQTNEYQRSQISQLERTLKQAMANQEDNRLSNDNQNRKLKETIDDLNLKLTNCLRTIESKNVELLNLQTALGQYYAEIEAKEHFERELMVAKDEMMKLNARLKDADERLESSNKEKEDLTAKLVQAEKVAAEWKNRVSKVEEDNAKVRRVLEQSMTRLNRMSVESDNLVDRRIVIKLLVTYFQKNHSKEVLDLMVRMLGFSEEDKERIGVAQQGGGGKGVVRGVLGLPGRFVGGILGGKSAGSHANVAASDNQSFADLWVDFLLKDAEERERREAEEAAAATKAKQDSEKTRQDASLSSESEFSTVPLRSPESNQRLSRLLP; encoded by the exons ATGTGGAGTTCGATTGAGAATCTGAAGGAGAACTTGAACAAGATCGCGCTCGATGTGCATGACGACGACGAAGACGAAGAGGATCTCCACAGTTACGGTTCATCCAATGGCTTCGGCGATGTATCGGATTCCAATCGGAGGAATTCAAATGGTTTTAGGTCTTCCAGGTCCGTTTCGAGGTATCCGATCTCCAACGGAATCGAATCGCCTGCTCATCATGAG ATTGAGAGGTATAAGGCAGAGATTAAGAAGCTTCAGGAGTCTGAAGCAGATATCAAAGCTTTATCAGTGAATTATGCAGCTCTGTTAAGAGAGAAAGAG GATCAGATTTCCAGATTGAACCAGGAGAATGGCTCTTTGAAACAAAATCTGAAAGAGGCTCGAACTGACGTCAATAATGCTCCCAAG GGAAACAGCGTTCAGTCACCCACCCGGTTACAAAAATCTTTGTCTAATTTAAAGACTCGAAGCCATATGTCCAATGGAAAAGGGAAGGATATCGATTCACAGATAAATGAAAAG GACCTTGCAGATATGCTAGAAGATAGAACCAAATCACTGGCAGCTGTTCAAGCCAAAGAGCTTGCCAAAGAGCGTGAAAAATTAAGCGACCTCCAGCTTTCTCTACAAG AGGAGCGAAAGCGGAGTGAATCTTTCAAGGAGGAACTCGAGTCGCTGAGGTTAGATAAGAACAAA ACCTCCTTGGAGACTAGCAAAGTGCGTACTGAACTGGATGCAAAATTACTTGAAATCAAACAATTACAGATGAAGTTGAATGGTCACGAGAGCCACGATGTCGGAACTGCCAGGGAACGTTTAAAAGAAGCTAACAAAGCTCTGGAGAAGGAAAACAACGAGCTTAAG TTGAAACGAAGTGGGCTAGAAGCTGCTTTGGAAGAAAGCAGGAGGCCAACCAGTAGCAGAGTCTTCCCAGACGCAACAGAGTCTCTGAATAGACATCCCATTAATTTGGAAAAG GAGAAGCAAGAAAGCTTTCCTCGAAAAGAAGAACTGGAGAAGTCTTTGAAGAGGTTGGAAACAGATCTGAAGGAAACGAAACGAGAAAGGGATAAGGCACGGCAAGAACTAAACCGGCTCAAACAACACTTGCTAGAAAAG GAAACCGAAGAGTCTGAGAAAATGGATGAAGATAGCCAATTGATTGAAGAACTTCGCCAGACTAATGAATATCAAAGGTCTCAGATATCGCAGTTGGAGAGAACACTTAAGCAGGCAATGGCAAATCAAGAGGATAACAGGCTGAGCAATGACAATCAAAACCGAAAGTTAAAGGAAACGATTGATGACTTAAATTTAAAGCTTACAAACTGTTTGAGAACGATTGAGTCCAAAAATGTTGAACTTTTAAATCTTCAAACTGCTCTTGGCCAATATTATGCCGAAATCGAAGCTAAG GAGCATTTTGAACGGGAGCTTATGGTGGCTAAAGACGAGATGATGAAGCTTAATGCTCGTTTGAAA GATGCTGATGAGCGGTTAGAGTCATCGAATAAAGAAAAGGAAGACCTCACAGCCAAACTGGTGCAAGCCGAAAAGGTTGCAGCTGAATGGAAAAACAGAGTAAGCAAGGTTGAAGAAGACAACGCAAAAGTACGACGTGTTCTTGAGCAGAGCATGACGAGGCTAAATAGAATGTCAGTGGAGTCGGATAATCTCGTTGATAG GCGTATCGTTATCAAATTACTGGTTACGTACTTCCAGAAGAATCATAGCAAAGAG GTATTGGACCTAATGGTCAGGATGTTGGGATTCTCAGAGGAAGATAAAGAGCGGATTGGAGTGGCACAACAAGGAGGAGGCGGTAAAGGTGTTGTTAGAGGCGTACTGGGCCTTCCCGGTCGATTTGTTGGCGGAATATTGGGTGGGAAGTCTGCAGGTTCACATGCTAATGTGGCGGCTTCTGATAACCAG TCTTTTGCGGATTTATGGGTGGATTTCTTACTCAAAGACGCAGAAGAGCGAGAAAGAAGAGAAGCAGAAGAGGCAGCAGCAGCAACCAAAGCCAAACAAGATTCGGAGAAGACAAGACAAGACGCATCTTTGTCGTCTGAATCAGAATTCTCAACGGTGCCTCTCAGATCACCAGAGAGTAATCAACGGCTCTCGAGACTACTTCCGTAA
- the LOC106312648 gene encoding delta(8)-fatty-acid desaturase 1: MAEETEKKKYITHDDLRSHNKPGDLWIAIQGKVYDVSDWVKSHPGGDTIILNLVGQDVTDAFTAFHPGTAWHRLDGLFTGYHIGDYRISEVSRDYRRMATEFRKLGLFESKGHNTLYTLSFIAAMFAGVLYGVLACDSIVAHQIAAALLGLLWIQSAYIGHDSGHYVIMSNKKYNRIAQLVAGNCLTGISIAWWKWTHNAHHLACNSLDYDPDLQHIPVFAVSTKFFNSMTSRFYDRKLTFDPVARLLVSYQHFTYYPVMCFGRINLFVQTFLLLFSRREVEDRVLNFAGILVFWTWFPLLVYCLPTWPERFLFVFTSFTVTALQHIQFTLNHFAADVYMGPPTGHDWFEKQAAGTLDITCVPYMDWFYGGLQFQLEHHLFPRLPRCNLRKVAPVVQELCKKHKLPYRSMSWWEANKLTVRTLKKAAYQARDKANPVVKNLVWEALNTHG, from the coding sequence ATGGCGGAGGAGACGGAGAAGAAGAAGTATATTACTCACGACGATCTCCGCAGCCACAACAAACCGGGAGATCTATGGATCGCGATCCAAGGCAAAGTCTACGACGTCTCCGATTGGGTCAAATCCCACCCCGGAGGCGACACGATCATCCTCAACCTCGTCGGCCAAGACGTAACCGACGCGTTCACCGCGTTCCACCCCGGAACCGCCTGGCACCGCCTCGACGGCCTCTTCACCGGCTACCACATCGGAGACTACCGAATCTCCGAGGTCTCCCGCGACTACCGCCGCATGGCCACGGAGTTCCGCAAGCTCGGCCTCTTCGAATCCAAGGGACACAACACTCTCTACACGCTATCCTTCATCGCCGCCATGTTCGCCGGCGTCCTCTACGGTGTTTTGGCGTGCGACTCGATCGTCGCTCACCAGATCGCCGCCGCGCTTCTCGGACTCCTCTGGATCCAGAGCGCGTACATAGGCCACGACTCGGGGCACTACGTCATCATGTCGAACAAGAAGTATAACAGAATCGCGCAGCTCGTCGCCGGTAACTGCCTAACCGGAATCTCGATCGCGTGGTGGAAGTGGACTCACAACGCTCACCACCTCGCGTGCAACAGCCTCGATTACGATCCCGATCTCCAGCACATCCCCGTCTTCGCCGTCTCCACCAAGTTCTTCAACTCGATGACGTCACGGTTCTACGATCGGAAGCTCACGTTCGATCCCGTGGCGAGGCTATTGGTTAGCTACCAGCATTTCACTTACTACCCTGTCATGTGCTTCGGGAGGATCAACCTCTTTGTGCAGACGTTCCTCTTGCTGTTCTCCCGACGCGAAGTTGAGGATCGCGTCCTCAACTTCGCGGGGATCTTGGTGTTCTGGACGTGGTTCCCACTCTTGGTTTATTGTCTACCGACCTGGCCTGAGAGATTTTTATTCGTGTTTACGAGCTTTACCGTAACAGCTCTTCAGCATATACAATTCACGCTTAACCATTTCGCTGCTGATGTCTACATGGGCCCGCCCACGGGGCACGACTGGTTCGAGAAGCAAGCGGCCGGGACGTTGGATATCACGTGCGTACCGTATATGGATTGGTTTTACGGTGGGTTGCAGTTTCAGCTGGAGCACCATTTGTTCCCTCGGCTGCCGAGGTGTAATCTACGGAAAGTGGCTCCCGTGGTTCAGGAGCTTTGCAAGAAGCATAAGCTTCCGTATAGGAGCATGTCGTGGTGGGAGGCGAATAAGTTGACCGTTAGGACTTTGAAGAAAGCGGCTTATCAAGCTAGAGATAAGGCTAATCCTGTGGTTAAGAACTTGGTTTGGGAAGCTTTGAATACCCATGGTTAA
- the LOC106312639 gene encoding F-box/kelch-repeat protein At3g61590-like, with translation MEAETSWTHYPYNYVPEAETYSEPSDDETKDQTFSMDTLLPDDLLERILSFLPIASIFRAGTVCKRWNEIVSSRRFLWNFSSNNNNSASQRPWYFMFTSTDDPSGYAYDPVIKKWYTFDLPCIETSNWFVASSCGLVCFMDNDCRNKIYVSNPITKQWRRLIEPPGHRSTDYTALSTSMNRAKQSYSVSVVKSKQVQGNFFQWELSIHLYSSETMTWTTSLTDVLTGWRGGDESVIIDNVLYFLIYSTGGNSDHRHGLIASNLSSTSSLMSSFIPMPCSLTCGRLMNLKERLVVVGGIGKHDRPDIIKGIGIWCLKGGGGGGGEWQEMARMPQRYFQGFGELDDVFASSGSDDVVYIQSYGSPALLTFDMKLKCWKWSQKCPVSKKFPLQLFTGFCFEPRLEIAP, from the coding sequence ATGGAAGCAGAAACGTCTTGGACTCACTATCCATACAACTACGTCCCTGAAGCTGAAACATACTCTGAGCCTAGCGACGATGAGACCAAAGACCAAACCTTTTCGATGGACACTCTCCTCCCAGACGATCTACTAGAAAGAATCTTATCCTTTCTCCCCATCGCAAGCATCTTCAGAGCTGGCACGGTCTGCAAAAGATGGAACGAGATCGTCTCATCTCGAAGATTCTTATGGAACTTCTCCTCAAACAACAACAACTCTGCCTCTCAGAGGCCTTGGTACTTCATGTTCACTAGCACCGACGACCCATCCGGTTACGCGTACGACCCGGTTATCAAGAAATGGTACACCTTTGATCTCCCTTGCATCGAGACTTCGAATTGGTTCGTCGCTTCCTCTTGTGGGTTGGTTTGTTTCATGGACAACGACTGTAGAAACAAGATCTACGTCTCCAACCCTATCACCAAGCAGTGGAGGAGGCTCATCGAACCGCCCGGTCACAGGTCTACGGACTACACAGCGTTGTCTACCTCCATGAACAGAGCAAAACAGAGCTACTCTGTTTCGGTGGTGAAGTCAAAGCAAGTTCAAGGGAACTTCTTCCAGTGGGAGCTCTCTATTCATCTCTACAGCTCCGAAACGATGACGTGGACGACGTCCTTAACCGACGTGTTAACCGGATGGAGAGGAGGAGACGAGAGTGTGATCATCGACAACGTTCTCTACTTCTTGATCTACTCAACAGGAGGCAACTCTGATCATCGACACGGCTTGATCGCTTCTAACTTATCCTCCACGTCATCCTTAATGAGTAGTTTCATTCCGATGCCGTGTTCTTTAACCTGCGGGAGGCTGATGAACCTCAAGGAGAGGCTTGTGGTCGTTGGAGGGATAGGGAAGCACGACAGGCCAGACATTATCAAAGGGATTGGGATATGGTGTTTGAAAGGAGGAGGAGGAGGTGGGGGAGAGTGGCAAGAGATGGCGAGGATGCCTCAGAGATACTTCCAAGGGTTTGGTGAGCTGGACGATGTGTTTGCTAGCAGTGGCAGCGATGATGTTGTTTACATTCAGAGCTATGGTTCTCCTGCGCTTTTGACTTTTGACATGAAGTTGAAGTGTTGGAAGTGGTCTCAGAAGTGTCCTGTCTCCAAGAAGTTCCCTCTTCAGCTCTTCACTGGGTTTTGCTTCGAGCCAAGACTCGAGATTGCTCCTTGA
- the LOC106310792 gene encoding early nodulin-55-2-like, whose product MAIRTRIFSFVFVMMMSFTVLLSSCSARVYKVGDSEGWTAKDDVYYAWAETDHKEFQVGDSLVFKYDPIINDVTHVSGSLEYEFCDYSSPKAVYNTGHDVVTLTEPGFHYFITSNQGQCVLGQKLEVLVIHDLSSPVPPPTPPSKILPVGNTYKVGDSKGWTVYDSDFYSKWSEEKQFHVGDSLIFEYANEINDVYEINGDLEFITCDPTSPVDVHKTGHDLVRLTEPGVHYFITSQSGYCEAGLKLRVMVGPKPKAVTYPNFPKKVVLSAMERLNNWLNTFKHQPHH is encoded by the coding sequence ATGGCGATAAGAACAAGAATCTTCAGCTTCGTGTTCGTGATGATGATGAGCTTCACGGTTCTCTTGAGTTCCTGCTCGGCGAGGGTCTACAAAGTTGGAGATTCCGAGGGATGGACTGCCAAGGACGACGTCTACTACGCTTGGGCTGAAACCGACCATAAGGAGTTCCAGGTGGGAGATTCTCTCGTCTTCAAATATGATCCCATCATCAACGACGTGACTCATGTTTCTGGCTCTTTGGAATACGAGTTCTGCGACTATTCTTCTCCTAAAGCCGTCTACAACACAGGACACGATGTTGTGACTCTCACAGAACCAGGTTTCCACTACTTCATCACCTCCAACCAAGGTCAATGCGTATTGGGACAGAAGCTAGAAGTTCTTGTCATCCATGACCTCTCCAGTCCGGTTCCTCCACCAACACCACCTAGCAAGATCCTTCCTGTCGGAAACACCTACAAGGTCGGAGACTCAAAAGGATGGACCGTTTATGATAGTGACTTCTATAGCAAGTGGAGTGAGGAGAAACAGTTTCATGTTGGAGATAGTCTTATTTTCGAATACGCCAATGAAATCAACGACGTCTATGAGATCAACGGAGATCTAGAATTCATAACATGCGACCCAACGTCTCCTGTAGATGTGCACAAGACGGGGCACGATCTTGTTAGGCTTACGGAACCGGGAGTTCATTATTTCATAACCTCACAGTCTGGTTATTGTGAAGCTGGGCTTAAACTTCGAGTCATGGTGGGACCAAAACCCAAAGCTGTTACTTACCCTAATTTTCCCAAGAAGGTGGTCTTGTCAGCTATGGAACGCCTCAACAACTGGTTGAATACTTTCAAACACCAGCCCCATCATTAA
- the LOC106307935 gene encoding BTB/POZ domain-containing protein POB1-like produces the protein MELPELPGNEFGDMLGPHTHYLDSSSSSSEADFGFAFNDSNFSDRLLRIEIMGRGSNPDAEGYGSIADWARRRKRRREDTIKKESVTISDILAGAEERVLTNEQPDMDEGEAMIEEAFSGDDEDDVTSAPNWGLEWLDCFSVKRVRELHISSPILAAKSPFFYKLFSNGMMESGQRHVTLLINASEEDALMELLNFMYTNTVSVTTAPALLDLLMAADKFEVASCMSYCSRLLRDMPMTTESALLYLDLPPTVLVATPVQPLTDSAKKFLAARYKDFTKFQEEFMSLPLAGIEAVLSSDDLQVASEDAVYDLILKWARAQYPSLEERREILGSRLARSIRFPFMTCRKLKKVLTCSDFEHELASKLVLEALFFKAETPHKQRSLAAEESASVHRHLIERAYKYRPVKVLEFELPMPQCVVYLDLKREECIGLFPSGRVYSQAFHIGGQGFFLSAHCNLDQQSSFYCFGLFLGMQEKGSVSFGVDYEFSARSNPSEEFISKYKGNYTFTGGKAVGYRNLFGIPWTSFVEEDNLYFINGILHLKAELTIRRSTDP, from the exons ATGGAGCTACCTGAACTTCCAGGCAATGAGTTTGGGGACATGTTGGGTCCCCACACACACTACCTTGATTCCTCCTCCTCCTCCTCCGAAGCCGATTTCGGATTCGCCTTCAACGACAGCAACTTCTCCGATCGGTTGCTCCGGATCGAGATCATGGGCCGCGGCTCTAACCCCGACGCTGAAGGGTATGGGAGCATCGCCGATTGGGCTCGTCGCCGCAAGAGGAGAAGAGAGGATACTATCAAGAAGGAATCTG TTACCATTTCAGACATTCTCGCGGGTGCTGAGGAGCGGGTTTTGACTAATGAGCAGCCTGATATGGATGAAGGCGAGGCTATGATTGAAGAGGCTTTTTCAG GTGATGATGAGGACGATGTGACTAGTGCCCCAAACTGGGGGCTTGAGTGGTTGGACTGTTTTAGTGTTAAAAGGGTTAGGGAGCTTCATATTAGTTCTCCTATCTTAGCTGCCAAAAGCCCTTTCTTTTACAAG CTTTTCTCCAATGGAATGATGGAATCTGGACAAAGGCATGTCACTCTTCTAATCAATGCATCAG AGGAAGATGCGTTGATGGAGCTTTTAAACTTTATGTATACCAACACGGTGTCTGTCACCACAGCACCTGCATTGTTAGATCTGCTCATGGCTGCTGATAAGTTCGAGGTCGCCTCTTGCATGAGTTACTGCAGCAGACTTCTCCGCGACATGCCTATGACTACCGAGTCTGCGCTGCTTTACCTCGACCTTCCCCCCACTGTTCTAGTGGCTACACCCGTTCAGCCTTTAACCGATTCTGCAAAGAAGTTCCTTGCTGCCCGTTACAAGGACTTTACCAA GTTTCAAGAGGAGTTTATGTCTCTCCCCTTGGCGGGAATTGAGGCGGTTTTGTCAAGCGACGATCTCCAAGTTGCATCAGAGGATGCAGTTTACGATCTTATCTTGAAATGGGCAAGAGCGCAGTACCCTTCGTTGGAGGAGCGGAGAGAGATTCTCGGGTCACGCCTCGCACGCTCCATCCGCTTCCCGTTCATGACGTGCCGTAAGCTGAAGAAGGTGCTGACATGCAGTGACTTCGAGCACGAACTAGCGTCAAAGCTTGTTCTGGAAGCGCTCTTCTTCAAGGCGGAAACCCCACACAAGCAGCGTAGCCTAGCCGCGGAAGAGTCAGCCTCAGTGCACCGCCACCTCATAGAGAGGGCTTACAAATACAGACCGGTCAAAGTACTTGAGTTCGAGCTTCCTATGCCGCAGTGCGTGGTCTACCTAGACCTGAAGAGAGAAGAATGCATTGGATTGTTCCCTTCAGGGAGAGTCTATTCTCAGGCCTTTCACATAGGCGGTCAAGGGTTCTTCCTCTCAGCGCATTGCAACTTGGACCAGCAGAGCTCGTTTTACTGTTTCGGGCTGTTCCTAGGGATGCAGGAGAAAGGGTCGGTGAGCTTTGGAGTGGACTATGAGTTCTCGGCGAGGTCAAACCCATCGGAGGAGTTCATAAGCAAGTACAAAGGGAACTATACGTTCACTGGAGGGAAAGCAGTTGGGTACAGGAACTTGTTTGGGATTCCATGGACGTCTTTTGTTGAGGAGGATAATCTTTACTTCATCAATGGCATCCTCCATCTCAAGGCTGAGCTTACCATCAGAAGGTCTACAGATCCTTAG
- the LOC106310244 gene encoding putative glucose-6-phosphate 1-epimerase, with protein MGHYAAVWDHKAATEMTKDWNGIDQVFLRNPHGASAKISLHGGHVVSWRNDQGEELLFTSNKAIFKHPKSMRGGIQICYPQFGDCGLLDQHGFARNKIWVIDENPPPLNSKESLGKSFVDLLLKPSEEDLKQWPHSFEFRLRVSLAIDGDLTLTSRVRNVNGKPFSFLFAYHTYLSVSDISEVRVEGLETLDYLDNLRKRELLTEQGDSITFESEMDRTYIRSPKVVAVLDHERKRTYVIGKEGLPDTVVWNPWEKKSKTMANFGDDEYKSMLCVDGAAVERPITLKPGEEWTGRLMLTAVKSSFCFDQLELQSKGF; from the exons ATGGGTCATTACGCAGCAGTGTGGGATCATAAAGCAGCTACTGAGATGACCAAAGACTGGAACGGCATTGACCAAGTCTTTCTCCGTAACCCTCATGGCGCTTCTGCCAAG ATTAGTTTACATGGAGGACACGTGGTTTCATGGAGGAATGACCAAGGCGAAGAGCTCCTTTTCACTAGCAACAAG GCTATATTCAAACACCCAAAATCAATGCGTGGTGGGATTCAGATTTGTTATCCTCAG TTTGGGGATTGTGGATTACTGGACCAACATGGGTTTGCAAGGAACAAAATTTGGGTTATCGATGAGAACCCACCTCCTCTTAACTCCAAAGAGTCCTTAGGCAAATCATTTGTTGATCTTCTTCTCAAACCATCAGAAGAGGACTTAAAGCAATGGCCTCACAG TTTTGAGTTCCGTCTTAGGGTCTCACTTGCCATAGATGGAGACTTAACATTGACTTCTCGCGTTAGAAACGTCAACGGCAAGCCCTTTAGCTTCTTATTCGCTTATCATACTTACCTCTCTGTCTCTGACATAAG TGAAGTGAGGGTTGAAGGGTTAGAGACATTGGACTACTTGGACAACCTTAGGAAAAGAGAGCTTTTGACAGAACAAGGCGATTCAATAACCTTTGAATCTGAG ATGGACCGGACTTACATTAGATCACCCAAAGTGGTAGCAGTTCTTGACCATGAACGGAAAAGAACATATGTTATAGGAAAGGAAGGTCTTCCAGATACAG TGGTGTGGAATCCATGGGAGAAGAAATCTAAAACCATGGCTAATTTTGGGGATGATGAGTACAAAAGCATGCTTTGTGTGGATGGTGCAGCAGTTGAGAGACCAATCACTTTGAAGCCAGGAGAAGAATGGACCGGAAGGCTTATGTTAACCGCTGTTAAGTCCAGTTTCTGCTTTGATCAACTTGAACTACAGAGCAAAGGATTCTGA
- the LOC106309936 gene encoding exosome complex component RRP41-like isoform X2, with product MEYVNPEGLRLDGRRFNEMRQIVAEVGVVSRADGSAVFEMGNTKVIAAVYGPREIQNKSQQKNGHALVMCEYSMAHFSTGDRRRQKNDRRSTELSLVIRQTMEACILTEIDIFLQVLQADGGTRSACINAATLALADAGIPMRDLAVSCSAGYLNSTPLLDLNYVEDSAGGADVTVGILPKLDKVTLLQMDAKLPMETFETVFALASEGCKAIAERVREVLQENTKQLEYRRAA from the exons ATGGAGTATGTAAACCCTGAAGGTCTTAGATTAGATGGTCGCCGATTCAATGAG ATGAGGCAAATCGTAGCTGAAGTGGGAGTGGTTTCCAGGGCTGACGG CTCTGCTGTCTTCGAGATGGGTAATACCAAAGTAATCGCAGCTGTTTATGGCCCAAGAGAG ATTCAGAACAAGAGCCAACAAAAGAATGGTCATGCATTG GTGATGTGTGAGTATAGTATGGCTCATTTTAGTACTGGTGATCGTAGAAGACAGAAAAACGACAG GCGATCAACAGAGTTATCTCTTGTCATCCGTCAGACAATGGAAGCTTGCATATTAACCGAA ATTGACATCTTCCTTCAAGTTCTACAAGCTGATGGAG GAACAAGATCAGCTTGTATCAATGCTGCGACTCTAGCTCTTGCTGACGCTGGAATACCAATGCGTGATCTTGCTGTTTCCTGCAGTGCTGGATACTTGAACAGTACTCCACTTCTTGATCTTAACTATGTCGAAGATAGCGCCGGAGGAGCTGATGTTACCGTAGGCATTCTACCTAAACTAGACAAAGTGACACTCCTACAG ATGGATGCAAAGTTACCGATGGAAACATTTGAAACGGTGTTTGCATTGGCTTCTGAAGGCTGCAAGGCGATTGCTGAGAGAGTACGCGAG GTACTTCAAGAAAACACCAAACAGCTAGAGTATCGTCGAGCTGCATAA
- the LOC106309936 gene encoding exosome complex component RRP41-like isoform X1, translating into MEYVNPEGLRLDGRRFNEMRQIVAEVGVVSRADGSAVFEMGNTKVIAAVYGPREIQNKSQQKNGHALVMCEYSMAHFSTGDRRRQKNDRRSTELSLVIRQTMEACILTEVLPHSQIDIFLQVLQADGGTRSACINAATLALADAGIPMRDLAVSCSAGYLNSTPLLDLNYVEDSAGGADVTVGILPKLDKVTLLQMDAKLPMETFETVFALASEGCKAIAERVREVLQENTKQLEYRRAA; encoded by the exons ATGGAGTATGTAAACCCTGAAGGTCTTAGATTAGATGGTCGCCGATTCAATGAG ATGAGGCAAATCGTAGCTGAAGTGGGAGTGGTTTCCAGGGCTGACGG CTCTGCTGTCTTCGAGATGGGTAATACCAAAGTAATCGCAGCTGTTTATGGCCCAAGAGAG ATTCAGAACAAGAGCCAACAAAAGAATGGTCATGCATTG GTGATGTGTGAGTATAGTATGGCTCATTTTAGTACTGGTGATCGTAGAAGACAGAAAAACGACAG GCGATCAACAGAGTTATCTCTTGTCATCCGTCAGACAATGGAAGCTTGCATATTAACCGAAGTATTGCCTCATTCTCAG ATTGACATCTTCCTTCAAGTTCTACAAGCTGATGGAG GAACAAGATCAGCTTGTATCAATGCTGCGACTCTAGCTCTTGCTGACGCTGGAATACCAATGCGTGATCTTGCTGTTTCCTGCAGTGCTGGATACTTGAACAGTACTCCACTTCTTGATCTTAACTATGTCGAAGATAGCGCCGGAGGAGCTGATGTTACCGTAGGCATTCTACCTAAACTAGACAAAGTGACACTCCTACAG ATGGATGCAAAGTTACCGATGGAAACATTTGAAACGGTGTTTGCATTGGCTTCTGAAGGCTGCAAGGCGATTGCTGAGAGAGTACGCGAG GTACTTCAAGAAAACACCAAACAGCTAGAGTATCGTCGAGCTGCATAA